One genomic region from Leptolyngbyaceae cyanobacterium JSC-12 encodes:
- a CDS encoding putative permease (IMG reference gene:2510094847~PFAM: Domain of unknown function DUF20): MFQSGLQLPKWLLIVLLFPLLFLDGWLLLRLGRSLEPMFSTFVTAVILSFLLDYPISFLQKKGISRNLATGLVLLLALLVLVVLASTLLPQVLQQASELTTRLPQWIDSGRKQFQAFRQSEFAQNLPIDLSNFVTQAIDTIAAQLQSISGRTVSVIFSTAGSVVNLFITLILTIFLALNGEQIWEGFLSWLPPVWQNYLRSSLRHNFEMYFAGQATLAVIASGILIIVFFLLRIPYALLFGLAIGLASFVPYGSTVTTLVISTLVAFQNVQLGGEVLAAAAITGQVVDNLISPRILGEATGLNPVWLILSLLIGAKLGGILGLLIAVPLASFIKKTADKIRMDDTLEEPLR, encoded by the coding sequence ATGTTTCAGTCGGGTCTTCAGTTACCAAAATGGCTCCTTATCGTTCTGCTGTTTCCTCTGCTATTTCTAGACGGGTGGCTGCTGCTACGATTGGGGCGATCGCTCGAACCCATGTTCAGCACCTTCGTAACTGCCGTGATTTTGTCTTTCCTGCTGGATTACCCCATTAGTTTTTTGCAGAAGAAGGGAATTTCACGCAACTTGGCAACAGGACTGGTTCTGCTGCTGGCTCTACTGGTCCTGGTAGTGTTGGCTTCAACCCTGCTCCCTCAAGTGCTGCAACAGGCAAGTGAACTCACAACCCGTTTGCCACAATGGATTGATTCAGGGCGTAAGCAGTTTCAAGCATTCAGGCAGTCAGAGTTTGCCCAAAATTTGCCGATTGACTTGAGCAATTTTGTAACACAAGCAATCGATACAATTGCAGCACAACTCCAGTCCATCAGTGGTCGCACTGTCAGCGTTATCTTCAGCACGGCAGGAAGTGTTGTCAACCTATTCATCACCCTGATTCTCACCATTTTTCTGGCATTAAATGGCGAGCAGATTTGGGAGGGCTTTTTAAGCTGGTTACCCCCCGTCTGGCAAAATTATCTGAGAAGCTCCCTCAGACACAATTTTGAAATGTATTTTGCTGGTCAGGCGACGTTAGCTGTGATTGCCAGCGGTATATTGATTATTGTCTTTTTCTTATTGCGAATTCCCTATGCACTGTTATTTGGTTTAGCGATCGGGTTAGCATCCTTCGTGCCCTACGGCAGCACAGTTACCACCCTTGTCATCAGTACCCTAGTTGCATTTCAAAACGTTCAGTTAGGCGGTGAAGTCCTGGCTGCCGCAGCCATTACAGGACAGGTCGTGGATAACCTAATTTCTCCTCGAATTTTGGGTGAAGCAACTGGGTTGAATCCGGTTTGGCTCATTCTTTCTTTGCTGATTGGCGCGAAATTGGGGGGAATTTTAGGATTACTGATTGCCGTTCCCCTTGCCAGTTTCATCAAAAAAACAGCAGATAAAATCCGCATGGATGACACGCTAGAAGAACCACTGCGATAG
- a CDS encoding 23S RNA-specific pseudouridylate synthase (IMG reference gene:2510094848~PFAM: RNA pseudouridylate synthase~TIGRFAM: pseudouridine synthase, RluA family), translated as MNPFLRPTSYSCLPYWYEGRCPYTGNWLRLPRTAQVEAIAHELMQQLATDPQYAREGKMYGVLLVETASGEQQVLKAFSGLLNGQGEVAGWVPPIPGREAVALAEASTLDQLEAIKQEMIKLQSLPERSQLATQIQAFADQLQQLVTENTQRRQIRQQQRQLLQQTLTGKALEAALEQLDEESRWDGIQRRRLKQQHNAQLQPLKQIVEQADTRMRELKHQRKQLSRQLQAQMHAAYCLTNFAGATQSLLTLMSSGSMPTGTGECCAPKLLHYAATHSLQPLAMAEFWWGPASSSEDKVPGEFYGACAERCQPLMGFLLSGLSAAVLASNRLVLPILYQDKWLIAVEKPAGLLSVPGRYHDRQDSVQSRLRSLFPNETLTAIHRLDQETSGILLLARDIQTYRHFSQQFQQRQVHKVYEAILGGKVMADAGVIELPLWGNPSDRPRQTVDWQQGKPSTTKFRVLAREDGTTRVDFLPLTGRTHQLRVHAADSSGLGTPILGDRLYGCRSNAQRLHLHAKEIIVQHPHTHQLLHLQSTTPF; from the coding sequence ATGAATCCTTTCCTTCGCCCTACATCCTATTCTTGTTTGCCCTACTGGTACGAGGGACGTTGCCCTTACACTGGTAATTGGTTAAGGCTGCCTCGAACTGCCCAAGTTGAAGCGATCGCCCATGAATTGATGCAACAGTTGGCAACCGATCCGCAGTATGCTCGTGAAGGTAAAATGTACGGCGTTCTCCTGGTGGAAACTGCCAGCGGAGAGCAGCAGGTGCTCAAAGCCTTTTCTGGATTGTTAAATGGGCAAGGGGAAGTTGCAGGCTGGGTGCCACCCATTCCAGGCAGAGAAGCAGTGGCATTGGCAGAAGCCTCTACCTTAGACCAGCTAGAGGCAATAAAACAAGAGATGATTAAACTCCAAAGTTTGCCAGAGCGATCGCAGCTTGCGACTCAAATCCAGGCATTTGCTGACCAACTGCAACAATTGGTTACAGAAAACACTCAACGCAGACAAATCCGTCAGCAACAACGGCAACTCTTGCAGCAAACACTCACTGGTAAAGCATTGGAAGCCGCTCTGGAGCAACTCGATGAGGAAAGCCGCTGGGATGGGATACAACGACGACGACTGAAGCAACAACACAATGCACAATTACAACCCCTGAAACAGATAGTGGAGCAGGCAGATACTCGAATGCGGGAATTGAAACATCAGCGCAAACAGTTATCTAGACAGCTTCAGGCACAGATGCATGCCGCCTACTGCCTCACTAATTTTGCCGGAGCAACTCAGTCATTGTTAACCCTGATGTCCTCTGGCTCTATGCCCACTGGAACAGGAGAGTGTTGCGCACCCAAACTGCTGCATTATGCCGCAACTCACAGTTTGCAGCCTTTAGCTATGGCAGAGTTCTGGTGGGGACCAGCTTCCTCAAGTGAAGACAAAGTTCCTGGAGAATTCTATGGTGCCTGTGCAGAACGCTGTCAACCATTGATGGGATTTTTGCTATCGGGTTTGTCTGCCGCGGTGCTGGCTTCAAATCGTCTGGTTTTGCCGATTCTTTACCAGGATAAGTGGTTGATAGCGGTGGAGAAACCAGCAGGATTGCTGTCAGTGCCAGGACGATATCACGATCGCCAGGATAGTGTGCAAAGTCGGTTAAGGTCCCTGTTTCCTAATGAAACGCTGACTGCAATCCATCGGTTAGATCAAGAGACTTCTGGAATTTTGCTGCTGGCGCGAGATATCCAGACCTATCGCCATTTCAGTCAACAGTTTCAACAGCGACAGGTGCATAAAGTGTATGAAGCAATTCTAGGGGGGAAGGTAATGGCTGATGCTGGCGTAATTGAACTCCCTTTGTGGGGAAACCCCAGCGATCGCCCCCGACAAACTGTAGACTGGCAACAAGGAAAACCTAGTACAACTAAGTTTCGTGTGTTAGCCAGGGAAGATGGAACAACAAGAGTTGACTTCTTACCTTTGACCGGGCGCACCCACCAGCTTCGCGTGCATGCGGCTGATTCATCCGGGTTAGGCACGCCGATTCTGGGCGATCGCCTGTATGGATGCCGATCTAATGCTCAACGGCTCCACCTCCATGCTAAAGAAATTATTGTTCAACATCCCCACACTCACCAACTTTTACATTTACAATCAACCACGCCCTTTTAA
- a CDS encoding Protein of unknown function (DUF2488) (IMG reference gene:2510094842~PFAM: Protein of unknown function (DUF2488)) codes for MQTYYYVLASQQFLSEEPLDEVLKERTRYYQEQEKEIDFWLVHQPAFLETPEFASVKAICPQPATAIISTNPQFITWLKLRLEFVLTGEFQAPSATIPQPLASLATAS; via the coding sequence ATGCAAACCTATTACTACGTCCTCGCCAGCCAGCAGTTTTTGTCTGAAGAACCCCTTGACGAAGTGCTGAAAGAACGCACCCGTTACTATCAAGAGCAAGAAAAAGAAATCGATTTTTGGCTGGTGCATCAGCCAGCCTTCCTGGAAACACCAGAATTCGCCTCAGTGAAAGCGATCTGCCCCCAACCTGCCACAGCAATCATTTCGACCAATCCACAATTTATTACCTGGCTGAAACTCCGTTTGGAATTTGTACTCACTGGGGAATTCCAGGCTCCTTCTGCTACGATTCCCCAACCCCTTGCCTCTCTGGCAACTGCTTCTTAA
- a CDS encoding ribosomal protein L11 methylase (IMG reference gene:2510094850~PFAM: Ribosomal protein L11 methyltransferase (PrmA)) — translation MNWIELSTDATHEAIDWIRTSLATIDFISKIQIKDYVALGENQIQNQLESSHWTFTAYIYLPNQPNHRTKVETIVYLLSPLHRTGMISEISVATVSEKEVDHAEPFFFRVGRFVIGAANVQTQSLDDIPLLLEPSLAFGSGLHPATILSLKLIERYVTPSMNTLDLGCGSGILSVAMAKLGARVLAIDNDAIAVEATQAAIHYNQVANQVTAMLGSLGQGSNLGHWLGGDLTYDIPMIQPNSAFNLITANILARIHITLVNDYRDALLQANSQTRLLITAGYTNDYAEEINETFIKAGFEQIDSEHLNEWTAFLHQLENQDLHQPGN, via the coding sequence ATGAACTGGATTGAATTAAGCACCGATGCTACTCATGAAGCAATTGATTGGATTCGCACTTCTTTAGCAACCATAGATTTTATAAGCAAAATTCAGATTAAAGATTATGTTGCATTAGGTGAGAATCAAATCCAAAATCAGTTGGAATCAAGTCATTGGACATTTACTGCTTATATTTACTTGCCAAATCAACCCAACCATCGGACTAAAGTAGAAACTATTGTTTATCTGCTGTCACCTTTGCACCGCACTGGCATGATTAGTGAGATTAGTGTTGCAACTGTGTCAGAAAAAGAGGTTGATCATGCTGAACCCTTCTTTTTCCGGGTGGGACGCTTTGTAATTGGGGCTGCCAATGTTCAAACGCAATCACTCGATGATATTCCGCTACTATTAGAACCGTCTCTTGCATTCGGCAGTGGGCTACATCCTGCCACTATTCTCAGCCTCAAGCTAATTGAGCGGTATGTAACTCCCAGCATGAACACGCTGGATCTGGGATGTGGATCGGGCATTTTGAGTGTAGCGATGGCAAAGTTGGGAGCGCGAGTATTGGCGATCGATAATGATGCGATCGCAGTGGAAGCCACTCAGGCAGCCATTCATTACAATCAGGTTGCTAATCAGGTCACAGCTATGCTAGGTAGTTTAGGACAAGGGAGCAATTTGGGACATTGGCTGGGGGGTGATTTAACCTATGATATTCCAATGATTCAACCTAACTCTGCTTTTAACTTGATCACTGCTAACATCTTGGCACGAATTCATATTACTCTGGTCAATGACTATCGAGATGCACTACTCCAGGCTAACTCTCAAACTAGACTATTGATCACCGCTGGATATACGAATGACTACGCTGAAGAAATTAATGAAACCTTTATCAAAGCTGGGTTTGAACAAATTGATAGTGAACACTTAAATGAGTGGACTGCTTTTTTGCATCAACTAGAAAACCAAGATTTACATCAACCAGGCAATTAA
- a CDS encoding hypothetical protein (IMG reference gene:2510094844), whose amino-acid sequence MLPFVAVPSTIAQEFGKYRDLFCRGAGFEQVSRYVTGLLLSENKTLQGIAGQWVAGGEVGGRRAMHAAVFEAGWRSSELMSHHRAVIAKEHQGRGREVISLDWTLSHHDWGKQIFGVKRSYDYVEHRMSCFQTVVTATIANRHLIDGIDVVVQFPDFSVAEREYLKVTAKSHYDDLDQVRERLIEMLHYHKNRLEYRKRTEIAVEIVRQVEAEGQFPTADYAFDNGVLTVELTTMIESAGKHWVSEVESSRNILWNDQWQRVDAIGLELRIHHPESFRPIQVTCRNGETKPIWAFTKVVRLKKFGRKRLVIVHEQADLQDPPRFLLTDALHWESGRVMQTWSYRWSCEVFHEVSKQHTGLESAQVRNEEAVNRHFRLSCVAQSILQRTACSGAQSERFEFAQGKQTVGQKLYTLTRQAFDDLLQFIVTRCSHGHTNEQILQALLPS is encoded by the coding sequence ATGCTGCCCTTTGTCGCTGTGCCATCGACGATTGCTCAAGAGTTTGGGAAATATCGAGACCTGTTCTGCCGAGGCGCAGGCTTTGAGCAGGTGAGTCGCTATGTGACCGGATTGCTGTTGAGTGAGAACAAAACCTTGCAAGGGATTGCCGGACAATGGGTAGCAGGTGGGGAGGTCGGCGGACGAAGAGCGATGCACGCAGCGGTGTTTGAGGCGGGCTGGAGGAGTTCAGAGTTAATGTCCCATCATCGTGCTGTGATAGCCAAAGAGCATCAGGGGCGAGGGCGAGAAGTCATCAGTCTGGATTGGACGCTCAGCCATCACGATTGGGGCAAGCAGATCTTTGGGGTGAAGCGATCCTATGATTATGTGGAACATCGGATGAGTTGCTTTCAAACGGTGGTGACGGCGACGATTGCGAACCGCCACCTAATTGATGGGATTGACGTGGTGGTGCAGTTTCCAGATTTTTCAGTGGCAGAACGGGAGTATCTGAAGGTGACGGCAAAATCCCACTATGACGATTTAGACCAAGTGCGAGAACGACTGATTGAGATGTTGCATTATCACAAGAATCGATTGGAGTATCGCAAACGCACCGAGATTGCCGTCGAGATTGTGCGCCAAGTGGAAGCGGAAGGACAATTTCCCACCGCCGATTATGCGTTTGACAATGGGGTGTTGACCGTTGAGTTAACCACCATGATTGAGTCCGCAGGAAAACACTGGGTGAGTGAAGTTGAAAGTTCTCGCAACATCTTGTGGAATGACCAATGGCAACGGGTAGATGCGATTGGTTTAGAACTCAGAATCCATCACCCAGAGAGCTTTCGCCCGATTCAAGTCACTTGCCGCAACGGCGAAACGAAACCGATTTGGGCATTTACCAAAGTCGTGCGCCTCAAGAAGTTTGGACGCAAGCGATTGGTCATCGTCCACGAGCAAGCAGATTTACAAGACCCACCTCGCTTCCTGCTCACCGATGCGTTGCATTGGGAAAGTGGGCGAGTCATGCAGACTTGGAGTTATCGATGGTCCTGCGAGGTCTTTCATGAGGTGAGCAAACAGCACACCGGGCTAGAGTCGGCTCAGGTGCGGAACGAGGAAGCGGTCAACCGTCACTTCCGTCTTAGTTGCGTGGCGCAGTCGATTCTGCAACGGACTGCCTGTTCTGGCGCACAATCTGAACGATTTGAGTTTGCTCAAGGCAAGCAAACGGTGGGACAGAAGCTCTATACCCTCACTCGTCAAGCCTTTGATGATTTGCTGCAATTCATTGTGACGCGATGTTCTCACGGACATACAAATGAACAGATTTTACAAGCTCTCCTCCCCAGTTGA
- a CDS encoding signal transduction histidine kinase regulating C4-dicarboxylate transport system (IMG reference gene:2510094845~PFAM: Histidine kinase-, DNA gyrase B-, and HSP90-like ATPase; His Kinase A (phosphoacceptor) domain) has translation MVSIKTLVQVLRGKPFLSRRSRRWASLTLLTTSLLIVGATAVTSYWLVRQIILDSVKTNAQLTVEKAGDDIDQWLATRVAEVETLANQVAIRSMHLEAVIPFLSLEADRLPEYDFLLYAYPDGSHYRTDKGFVRDHKLASAPYFKRAIAGQTRISGLMHSNANAPQQVSIAAPIWSASPLRRKISKERAEIRAENLYAFGLPSNPYQKPKPVGVLVGVIPVKHIADEVAAIPKVPGSYAFILDAQGKPIAHPEGSRLSQTDNLLSQGNPVWKPVYQTMVQQKQGVQRVKLGQEWVYVAYAPLRQANWSIALVIPTEQVENQLNALNTLAMVVAGVFAIATMIGVQQLRLLEQAEDRSTELAETNRKLQQEVQERQRAEAALLKSQAELENRVAARTAELATANQVLQASEAQLKQQAFQLEQMLQELQQTQTHLIQTEKMSSLGQMIAGVAHEINNPVNFIHANLPYAERYMQDLIELVKVYQAHYPDPVPAVQAKADEIDLDFLIHDLTKVLESMQMGTERIRQLVLSLRNFSRLDEAEKKEVDIHEGLENTLLILQNRLKPKPGYLGIQIIKDYSNPYPVECYPGQLNQVFMNILANAIDALETTRLLEPAQAQESTSFPLYAECKAIAAEREGVTPSHRVIPQEVDTLQSMLSCPLPTIWIQTTVVDERWIEIRIADNGSGMPDEIRKKVFDPFFTTKPVGKGTGIGMSISYQIVVEKHGGQLLCNSTLGEGTEFVIRIPSHQSRAKSLGFDEESISSFEPAIAHDLASYPERKKISRKCRRR, from the coding sequence ATGGTTTCAATCAAAACGCTTGTTCAAGTTCTTCGAGGCAAACCGTTTTTGAGTCGGCGATCGCGCCGCTGGGCATCCTTAACCCTGCTAACAACTAGCCTGTTGATTGTCGGTGCAACTGCTGTAACCAGTTATTGGTTGGTGCGTCAGATTATTTTAGATAGCGTGAAAACAAACGCCCAACTAACGGTTGAAAAGGCAGGGGATGATATTGATCAATGGCTGGCAACCCGTGTGGCAGAGGTCGAAACGTTGGCAAACCAGGTGGCAATTCGATCAATGCATCTGGAGGCTGTGATTCCATTTCTGTCGTTAGAAGCTGATCGCCTGCCAGAGTATGACTTTTTACTATATGCCTATCCAGATGGGTCCCATTACCGCACAGATAAGGGATTTGTCAGAGACCATAAGCTTGCCAGTGCCCCATACTTTAAGCGAGCGATCGCGGGGCAAACTCGCATCTCTGGCTTGATGCATTCAAATGCGAATGCTCCGCAACAGGTTAGCATTGCAGCTCCCATCTGGTCTGCCTCTCCTCTGCGACGGAAAATTTCCAAAGAACGGGCAGAAATTCGGGCGGAGAACCTGTATGCATTTGGGCTACCCAGCAATCCCTATCAAAAGCCTAAACCTGTGGGAGTGTTGGTGGGAGTCATCCCAGTCAAACACATTGCAGATGAAGTGGCTGCGATTCCCAAAGTTCCGGGTAGTTACGCTTTTATTCTAGATGCTCAAGGGAAACCAATCGCTCATCCAGAGGGCAGCCGCTTATCACAAACTGATAATTTACTCAGTCAAGGTAATCCTGTCTGGAAGCCCGTTTACCAAACGATGGTGCAGCAGAAACAGGGCGTGCAGCGAGTCAAGCTGGGGCAGGAGTGGGTGTATGTGGCCTATGCGCCGTTACGGCAGGCAAACTGGTCGATCGCATTGGTGATTCCCACCGAACAAGTGGAAAACCAGTTGAATGCCTTGAATACGCTGGCAATGGTGGTAGCAGGGGTTTTTGCGATCGCCACCATGATTGGGGTGCAACAACTGCGGCTTTTAGAACAGGCAGAAGACCGCTCTACTGAATTGGCAGAAACCAATCGTAAACTCCAACAGGAAGTCCAGGAACGACAACGGGCAGAAGCAGCACTGTTGAAATCCCAGGCGGAGTTGGAAAATCGAGTTGCAGCCCGCACCGCAGAACTCGCGACGGCAAACCAGGTGTTGCAAGCATCTGAAGCCCAACTAAAGCAACAAGCATTTCAATTAGAACAAATGTTGCAAGAGTTGCAGCAAACTCAAACGCACCTGATCCAGACTGAAAAAATGTCTAGTTTAGGACAAATGATTGCAGGGGTCGCACATGAAATTAACAATCCTGTGAACTTCATCCATGCCAACTTGCCCTACGCTGAACGCTATATGCAAGATCTGATCGAATTAGTGAAAGTGTATCAGGCTCATTATCCCGATCCGGTTCCCGCTGTGCAGGCAAAAGCAGATGAGATTGATCTTGATTTTCTGATTCATGATCTCACCAAAGTGCTAGAGTCGATGCAAATGGGGACGGAGCGCATTCGGCAACTGGTGCTCTCTTTACGTAACTTCTCGCGACTAGATGAAGCAGAAAAGAAAGAAGTTGATATCCACGAAGGGTTAGAGAATACCCTACTGATTCTACAAAATCGCTTGAAACCGAAGCCTGGATATTTGGGAATTCAAATTATCAAAGATTACAGCAATCCATATCCAGTGGAATGCTATCCAGGGCAACTCAATCAGGTATTTATGAATATTTTAGCCAATGCGATCGATGCCCTGGAGACTACTCGCTTGCTAGAGCCTGCTCAGGCACAAGAGTCAACCTCATTTCCACTCTACGCTGAATGTAAAGCAATCGCGGCGGAGCGAGAAGGTGTGACACCCAGCCATCGAGTTATACCGCAGGAAGTGGATACGCTACAATCCATGCTCTCCTGTCCATTGCCTACAATCTGGATTCAAACAACTGTTGTGGATGAACGCTGGATTGAAATCCGCATCGCTGACAATGGCTCTGGAATGCCAGATGAGATTCGGAAAAAAGTATTTGATCCCTTCTTCACGACGAAACCTGTTGGTAAAGGCACTGGCATTGGGATGTCAATCAGTTACCAGATTGTAGTAGAGAAGCATGGCGGACAGTTGCTCTGCAACTCAACACTGGGAGAAGGCACTGAGTTTGTGATTCGGATTCCATCTCATCAATCGCGTGCTAAAAGTCTAGGGTTTGATGAAGAGAGCATATCTTCTTTCGAACCAGCGATCGCTCACGACTTGGCAAGTTACCCAGAAAGGAAAAAGATAAGCAGAAAATGTAGGAGACGTTAG
- a CDS encoding transposase (IMG reference gene:2510094849~PFAM: Transposase IS200 like), producing MSEYIHKSHNVTVLLYHLVFPAKYRRAVFDEQVDEVLREVCLEIEKRYEIKFIEIGVDKDHVHFLVQSVPTYSVTKLVKMIKSLTAREVFRRCPQVKQKLWGGEFWSDGYFASTVGKHGDEGMIANYVKNQGNEYLKLHRDEQLTLF from the coding sequence ATGAGCGAGTACATCCACAAAAGTCATAACGTTACGGTTTTGCTATACCACCTTGTGTTTCCAGCAAAGTATCGGCGGGCTGTGTTTGATGAACAGGTCGATGAAGTTTTGCGAGAAGTTTGCCTGGAGATTGAGAAACGCTACGAGATTAAATTTATAGAAATCGGTGTAGACAAAGACCATGTGCACTTTTTAGTCCAATCGGTGCCGACATACAGCGTGACCAAATTGGTCAAAATGATCAAGAGTTTGACCGCAAGGGAAGTGTTTCGGCGTTGTCCTCAGGTGAAGCAAAAGCTATGGGGTGGAGAGTTTTGGAGTGATGGCTATTTTGCAAGTACAGTTGGGAAACACGGGGATGAAGGGATGATTGCGAACTACGTCAAAAATCAGGGTAACGAATATCTCAAGCTACACCGAGATGAGCAGCTTACTCTTTTTTGA
- a CDS encoding pyridoxine 5'-phosphate synthase (IMG reference gene:2510094841~PFAM: Pyridoxal phosphate biosynthesis protein PdxJ~TIGRFAM: pyridoxine 5'-phosphate synthase) produces MLTLGVNIDHIATIRQARRTVEPDPVAAAVLAELAGADGITVHLREDRRHIQERDVRLLRQTVRTHLNLEMAATDEMVAIALDIQPDYVTLVPERREEVTTEGGLDVAGQANRMEQVVTSLQNAGIPVSLFIDADPKQIETAATVQAKFIELHTGRYAEAKRDVERGQELKLLKAGCDRALAAGLRINAGHGLTYWNVYPVACLPGMEELNIGHTIVSRAALVGMERAVREMKLAMRGEL; encoded by the coding sequence GTGTTGACACTGGGTGTGAATATTGACCACATCGCAACCATCCGACAGGCGCGGCGAACGGTGGAACCCGATCCCGTTGCAGCAGCAGTGTTAGCAGAATTAGCCGGAGCTGATGGCATTACAGTGCATTTGCGAGAAGACCGCCGCCATATTCAAGAGCGGGACGTGCGTCTATTGCGGCAAACGGTGCGTACTCACCTAAATTTGGAAATGGCAGCGACGGATGAAATGGTTGCAATCGCCCTTGATATCCAACCCGATTACGTCACGCTTGTACCAGAACGTCGCGAAGAAGTGACCACAGAAGGTGGATTGGATGTTGCAGGTCAGGCAAATCGCATGGAGCAGGTCGTTACATCGCTGCAAAATGCAGGTATTCCCGTCAGTCTATTTATCGATGCCGATCCCAAACAAATTGAAACCGCTGCTACTGTTCAAGCTAAATTCATCGAGTTACATACTGGACGGTATGCCGAAGCCAAGAGGGATGTGGAGCGAGGTCAAGAACTGAAGCTTTTAAAGGCAGGGTGCGATCGCGCATTAGCCGCAGGACTGCGAATCAACGCCGGACACGGACTCACTTATTGGAACGTCTATCCTGTTGCCTGCTTACCCGGCATGGAGGAGTTGAACATAGGACACACGATTGTTAGCCGCGCTGCCTTAGTCGGCATGGAACGCGCTGTTCGAGAAATGAAACTAGCAATGCGCGGAGAGCTATAG
- a CDS encoding hypothetical protein (IMG reference gene:2510094843), whose amino-acid sequence MNHTIQISNQWLGTFLTVATLFSITNIGVQAQLPSGQAFPRQRTNLIVCQPPQPSEFLLLVVTRTPDSQAQVQQLLPPNTSVVTCNYLNDLVTRVGGFRTVERANAWARYITETTGLAAYVARPAEAPSVAATSPPLETPRPVATSPSPPPQTTKPAKPGSSGYNPKPLGPGYAVLVDYANQPEVAAKVKQALGKDVGLVTYGQSPFLLALYTTDSDAAYATLQALSDRGFWATLVDSRRVVLLKQTVSSPGVD is encoded by the coding sequence ATGAACCATACGATTCAGATATCAAACCAATGGCTTGGAACTTTTCTCACTGTAGCCACACTTTTTTCGATTACTAATATCGGGGTTCAAGCTCAATTACCATCTGGGCAAGCTTTTCCTAGACAGAGAACGAACCTAATAGTCTGCCAGCCTCCACAACCCAGCGAATTTCTCTTACTAGTTGTGACCCGAACACCCGATAGCCAAGCACAGGTTCAACAACTTTTACCCCCTAATACCTCAGTTGTGACCTGCAATTATTTGAACGACTTGGTTACGCGAGTTGGAGGGTTTAGAACGGTAGAACGAGCAAATGCCTGGGCACGTTATATCACTGAGACTACGGGTCTGGCTGCATATGTAGCGCGCCCGGCTGAAGCTCCATCTGTCGCGGCAACTTCCCCCCCATTAGAAACACCCAGACCCGTTGCCACCTCACCCTCCCCGCCACCACAAACGACTAAACCAGCAAAACCAGGGTCATCTGGTTACAATCCCAAGCCCCTGGGTCCGGGATATGCGGTTTTAGTAGATTATGCGAACCAGCCAGAAGTCGCGGCAAAAGTAAAACAAGCACTTGGAAAAGATGTGGGACTGGTAACTTATGGGCAGTCTCCATTTTTGCTGGCGCTTTACACAACGGATTCGGATGCGGCGTATGCCACACTGCAAGCATTGAGCGATCGCGGCTTTTGGGCAACCCTGGTAGATAGTCGTCGGGTTGTGCTGTTAAAACAAACAGTATCCTCACCAGGAGTAGACTAA